The genomic region CGGTCAGTTTACAGACGATCCCTTCGGGTTGGGAAGCGGGATCGTTCTGAGTACGGGAAAAGTAGCAGAAATTCCCGGCGAGAATACCCTTTCTGTATACGATTTTGACTTGAACCACGATTTCGCTCCGACCGCCCTCCCTGGATATTCTAGCGGCGAACTGGGAGATAATATTCAACTCGATCTGAGTTTTTTCGCCGATAGTAGCGTCGAAAAACTATTTTTTAACTACGTCTTCGGTTCCGAAGAATTTCGCGAGTACGGTGGCAGTCCATTTAACGATTCCTTTGAACTGCTATTAAATGGGATTAATCTTGCCAAACTCAGCGACGGTCAAAATGTCACGATTAACAACCTCGTTCCCAGTTATGACAATCCCAGTTTAGACCATCCCGACTACATTAATAATCCGGTCGGTTCTGGGGTGAACACTAAACTGGATGGCTACACTCGAACATTAGGATTTGAAGGCTTGCTCGCTCAAAATAACCGCAATACCTTAAGTATTCGGATTAAAGATGTTGGCGATGGTTGGTTAGATTCTGCCGTATTTATCCAAGCTGGATCGGTGGGAACGGTACCCGTTACCGCTCCTGGCGTCTCCGTACCCGAACCGAGTCTATTACTCGGCTTGTTAGCGATGGGAAGTTTCGGATTATTTGGGGGATTGAAGAAAAAACAAGGTCTATAACTTTTGTTTGTAGAGTTGTTCTCTCAATGCCGTTTTTAAATTAACGCTCTATCTCAATATTAGGCGATCGCCATTCATCGATAAAAGAACGGGCGATCGCCTTTTTCGTTGCTCTTGCGATGGGCTAGATTTTCATCCTTGCAAGGTCCTAGCAACACCCGCCTTCCGGTTCGCAGCACCCACTTCCCTCACTCGTTTTCGTCAAGTGATAGTCGCTACCTTTCGTTTCTCGCGGATGGCGCACACTCGTGCGATCGCCGTCAAAAGCTCGTGCAGTTTCTAAAGGAATTTCCCGATAGGGTTCGACCGGAATAAACTCGCCGGAATAGGGGCCATTTTCTGCAGTTAACAGTTTAAAGGTTTTGTCACAGACCGCCGTTCGTTCCCCGCGTCGATACCGATGTCCGTCATCATCGACAACCTCCTGCCACGGTCCTCGGTAAATTACCGCTTGGTTGCGTTCCCAACACGGCCCGTCTTTCCCTTTAAAAGCTTGTACGGTCGCCGAACGGAACTCGATTCCGTCAATAACTTGCCAGGGTTCCTCCTGACGGGCGAGAATTTCGATGCCGTAAAATCCCGCTTTTTCAAACATTTCTAAAAAGGCATCTTCGCGGAAAGCACCCGCAATGCAGCCACTCCACAAGTCCGGATCGTTGAGAATTTTGGGGGTGGGATCTTCGTCGCAAACAATATCGGAAATCACCGCGCGACCGCCGCGTTTGAGAACCCGGTAAATTTCCGAAAAGAGCTGTTTTTTATCCCGCGATCGCACTAAATTTAAGACGCAGTTGGAGACGACTAAATCGACGCTATTATCGGCGATCGCGGGCTGTTCTCGCCGGAGGCGATCGCACTCGGCTTCAAACGCTCCCCAATCTTCTACCGAGGCGATCGAATGTTGGCTAAGCCAGCGATTGGCCGCATCGAGATCCAAGGCTAAATCTTGAATTTTACCCTTGACAAAACGGACGTTATCGTAGCCAATTTTCTCGGCAATTTCGCCGCGATACCGACGGGCGAGATCGAGCATTTTATCGTTAAAATCGACGCCGATAACGCGACCGGATGCCCCGACTTTTTGGGCGAGAATATAGCAAATTTTCCCGGATCCCGAACCGAGATCGACGACGGTTTCCCCGGGTTTGGCATAACGACTGGGATCGCCACAACCGTAATCTTTATCGAGGATTTCTTGGGGAAGAATTGCTAAATATTTCCCGTCGTAATCGGTGGGACAGCACAATGCGGCTTCGACGCGATCGGCTCCGGCTTGATAGCGTTCTAAAACGGCTTTTTCGACATTATAGGTGCTGTCTGGCTTGAGGGAATTGGGGGTTGAAATTTCGCTCATAGATCCGAAGAATTTGGCGTTTGCTCTCTTGTTATTTAATTTTATTTAACGATCGCCAGATGAATTTTTACTGAGAAAGGGAGGATGAAAACTCGCGGGCAAGATGCCCGCACTTCAGACGTCCGAGTTCGTTCAATTGGCGCCGGAATTGCGCATTTTCTGCCATGCTAACTGGAGTCCCAAGGCGACCAAACCGAGGGCGGCGATCGCGAAAACGCAGGTTCCCAGGGTACTAATCCCGAGGACGAGGGTGCGGACTGCCGCCGCAATATTGAGGGTGGCGACTTTAGTGGAGGTAATCGGTTTGTTGGCAAAGGTTTGGGCGATCGCCGAGGTCATCAGATAACAGAGAAAGCCGATCCCGCCGGAGACGATCGCCCCACTAAAACAGCGCCAAGGGGTAATCTCTTTACCGTCACTGGTTTTGAGGGGGGTGTTTTCAGTGGATTTATTCATAATGACTGTCTCGATGTTGATTTTCACTGCACGACGACCCGACTGTTAGGGGGCGATGTGAATACCGTGGCTGCTCAATGGCGCGACCCACAGTTCTAAATCCGGATCGGTAATCGTCCGACGCACCCCTGCGCGGACTTGTTCGGCGGTTTCTGGGGTGGAAGTGAGGGCGAATACACTCGGACCGGATCCGGACATCATCGTTCCTAAAATCTCGAATTTTGTAAAGGTTTCGCGCAGTTCGGCGACGTGAGGATAGGCGGGTAAAACGACTTTTTCTAAATCGTTATATAATTCGCGGGCGATCGCCTCGCCATCGCGATGAGAAATAGCGGCGACCATCGGTCCGGCGTGGACGCGCTGTTGGCGGCGGGCGAGATCTTGCGGTTGGGAAACGTAGGTATCGCCAAATTCTTGGCGGTAGGTTTTATACGCCCACGGGGTGGAGACGGCGAGAGTGCGGTATTTGCCGACGACGACCCACAGATCGTCTAAATCCGGCAAGGGTTCGAGGCGATCGCCCCGTCCGGTCGCCAAGGCCGTGCCACCGGAGATACAAAACGGCACGTCTGCCCCCAAGCGAGCGCCTAATTCTTGCAATTCGGGTTGAGTTAAGCCGATTTGCCACAATAAATTCAAGCCGACCAAAACGGCGGCGGCGTTGCTCGATCCCCCTGCAAGTCCGGCAGCGACGGGGATTTGCTTGTCGATTTCGATCTCG from Oxynema aestuarii AP17 harbors:
- a CDS encoding choice-of-anchor L family PEP-CTERM protein, producing the protein MNKIMYNGYRGAIASLSAIASFVATPVMAFSITPGTSNLLDTLLGDTTGLSDFSLTTIGSSQAFGQFTDDPFGLGSGIVLSTGKVAEIPGENTLSVYDFDLNHDFAPTALPGYSSGELGDNIQLDLSFFADSSVEKLFFNYVFGSEEFREYGGSPFNDSFELLLNGINLAKLSDGQNVTINNLVPSYDNPSLDHPDYINNPVGSGVNTKLDGYTRTLGFEGLLAQNNRNTLSIRIKDVGDGWLDSAVFIQAGSVGTVPVTAPGVSVPEPSLLLGLLAMGSFGLFGGLKKKQGL
- a CDS encoding DUF3082 domain-containing protein, which codes for MNKSTENTPLKTSDGKEITPWRCFSGAIVSGGIGFLCYLMTSAIAQTFANKPITSTKVATLNIAAAVRTLVLGISTLGTCVFAIAALGLVALGLQLAWQKMRNSGAN
- a CDS encoding methyltransferase domain-containing protein; this translates as MSEISTPNSLKPDSTYNVEKAVLERYQAGADRVEAALCCPTDYDGKYLAILPQEILDKDYGCGDPSRYAKPGETVVDLGSGSGKICYILAQKVGASGRVIGVDFNDKMLDLARRYRGEIAEKIGYDNVRFVKGKIQDLALDLDAANRWLSQHSIASVEDWGAFEAECDRLRREQPAIADNSVDLVVSNCVLNLVRSRDKKQLFSEIYRVLKRGGRAVISDIVCDEDPTPKILNDPDLWSGCIAGAFREDAFLEMFEKAGFYGIEILARQEEPWQVIDGIEFRSATVQAFKGKDGPCWERNQAVIYRGPWQEVVDDDGHRYRRGERTAVCDKTFKLLTAENGPYSGEFIPVEPYREIPLETARAFDGDRTSVRHPRETKGSDYHLTKTSEGSGCCEPEGGCC
- the ispE gene encoding 4-(cytidine 5'-diphospho)-2-C-methyl-D-erythritol kinase; protein product: MRAYTLLAPAKINLYLEIIGDRPDGYHELAMVMQSIGLCDRVKVRPNGIEDFQIHCNHPQVPCDRTNLAYRAAELLKNEFPDSFAQYGAAEIEIDKQIPVAAGLAGGSSNAAAVLVGLNLLWQIGLTQPELQELGARLGADVPFCISGGTALATGRGDRLEPLPDLDDLWVVVGKYRTLAVSTPWAYKTYRQEFGDTYVSQPQDLARRQQRVHAGPMVAAISHRDGEAIARELYNDLEKVVLPAYPHVAELRETFTKFEILGTMMSGSGPSVFALTSTPETAEQVRAGVRRTITDPDLELWVAPLSSHGIHIAP